The following coding sequences are from one Oceanidesulfovibrio indonesiensis window:
- a CDS encoding M15 family metallopeptidase, whose amino-acid sequence MTIQSRVSVLSCIALLLVAVGAAASELPEGFVHLDEAAPGVAQEVRYYGEDNFVGAQVDGYLAPRIIATRQVAEALQKVQERLEPFGLGLKVFDAYRPQRAVDHFVRWAEDLEDTATKARYYPDVPKDELFEQDYIASRSGHSRGSAVDLTIISLDDGVELDMGSGFDFFGPISWPDSREVGTQQRANRLLLRTLMLEHGFNPYPREWWHFSLADEPFPNTYFDFPVQ is encoded by the coding sequence ATGACGATTCAAAGTCGCGTTTCGGTCTTGAGCTGCATTGCGCTGCTGCTGGTTGCGGTCGGCGCTGCCGCGAGCGAGTTGCCCGAGGGCTTCGTTCACCTCGACGAGGCGGCCCCGGGCGTTGCGCAGGAGGTGCGCTACTACGGGGAGGACAATTTCGTGGGCGCTCAGGTGGACGGCTATCTCGCCCCGCGCATCATCGCCACGCGTCAGGTGGCCGAGGCGCTGCAGAAAGTGCAGGAGCGTCTGGAGCCGTTCGGCCTGGGGCTCAAGGTGTTCGACGCCTACAGGCCGCAGCGGGCTGTGGACCACTTCGTGCGCTGGGCCGAGGACCTGGAAGACACCGCGACCAAAGCCAGGTATTACCCGGACGTGCCCAAGGACGAGCTCTTCGAGCAGGACTACATAGCATCGCGTTCCGGACACAGCCGCGGCTCGGCTGTGGACCTGACAATCATCTCGCTGGACGATGGCGTGGAGCTGGACATGGGGTCGGGCTTCGATTTTTTCGGACCGATCTCCTGGCCTGATTCACGGGAGGTGGGAACGCAGCAACGCGCCAACCGCCTGCTTCTGCGCACCCTGATGCTGGAGCACGGCTTCAACCCGTACCCTCGCGAGTGGTGGCACTTCAGCCTGGCCGATGAACCGTTCCCAAACACGTATTTCGACTTTCCTGTGCAGTAG
- a CDS encoding DUF2905 domain-containing protein, with protein MNSPQHLVTMDNFNPGRLLLYIGIALAAIGGLMLLWDSVPFLRAIWEKFPLGRLPGDIRIERPGTRIYIPIASCIVISLIISIILYFFRK; from the coding sequence ATGAATTCCCCGCAACACCTCGTAACCATGGACAACTTCAATCCCGGCCGGCTGCTCTTGTACATCGGCATCGCCCTCGCCGCCATAGGCGGCCTGATGCTTCTGTGGGATTCCGTGCCGTTTCTGCGCGCGATCTGGGAGAAGTTCCCCCTGGGACGTCTGCCGGGAGATATCCGGATCGAACGCCCCGGAACGCGCATCTACATTCCCATCGCCTCGTGCATCGTCATCAGCCTCATCATCAGCATCATCCTCTACTTCTTCAGAAAATAG
- a CDS encoding DUF4189 domain-containing protein has translation MAHDTEPATCYSNAMQTSPCRHMKMHRYRVLFAIFFALTLLAIEALAEQRWEYDPPRDFRADEAANIRQAPNLGADILGSVVRGQTMKVTARVGDFYEVPLITGGFGYIHRLYIKPLGVLTVPAPPRRPTDNRWQAMAYSYAAGTLGTSYNQFTLDNAWNAALNACGRQDCRVVVNSEGGCVAMALGSAGKAGFGSGKDARAANQAARQACKDRGGRGCSPFRAVCPQ, from the coding sequence TTGGCCCACGACACTGAACCAGCAACGTGCTACAGCAATGCCATGCAGACATCACCTTGCCGCCACATGAAGATGCATCGGTACCGCGTCCTTTTCGCAATTTTCTTCGCGCTCACCCTGCTCGCAATCGAAGCTCTCGCCGAGCAGCGCTGGGAGTACGACCCGCCGCGGGATTTCCGCGCGGACGAGGCGGCGAACATCCGCCAGGCCCCGAACCTGGGCGCCGACATCCTGGGTTCTGTCGTTCGCGGCCAGACCATGAAAGTCACCGCACGTGTCGGCGATTTCTACGAAGTACCGCTCATCACGGGCGGGTTCGGCTACATTCATCGCCTGTACATCAAGCCCCTCGGCGTGCTCACCGTTCCTGCGCCGCCCAGGCGTCCCACGGACAACCGCTGGCAGGCCATGGCTTATTCCTACGCCGCGGGCACGCTCGGCACGTCCTACAATCAGTTCACCCTGGACAATGCCTGGAACGCCGCCCTCAATGCCTGCGGCCGGCAGGACTGCCGGGTTGTGGTGAATTCGGAGGGTGGATGCGTGGCCATGGCTCTCGGCTCGGCCGGCAAGGCCGGGTTCGGTTCCGGAAAGGACGCCCGCGCAGCAAACCAAGCAGCCAGACAGGCATGCAAGGACCGCGGCGGCCGTGGATGCAGCCCATTCCGCGCGGTCTGTCCACAGTAG
- a CDS encoding PAS domain S-box protein, producing MYDKFVSEKRRGIDYRIGFEALVAFISRRFAGATPQGDPAERRATLDGLLNATIRETGEFLEADRGYVMLLDARCETFTNTHEWVAAGISPVKDRLQNVPFGLFPWIQEKLFNLQPVLVPYVRELPEEAKAERNELEQQNILSLLLVPMVGRGALVGFFGFDMVHRRREWEPADTELLQIVAEMMANAIVRFEDMNVLQESEERLRLTLEATTDGVWDYDIINRTVLLSDSAARMIGWETTRIDDTATLWNRIHPEDVDRLAKSYREHIEGKNHRFEAELRIALPNGEWRRLFCRAMVVSWQGADPKRMLGTIVDVGELRRAELNRRETEQKYKQLFELETDAIFVIDDTEDTILEANAATEEMYGYSRDFLLGMKFGDLVHQSALLPYNRKPRGKEPAMLFQTHTHCDGSPIPVEISMRRISWQGKDVRLAAVRDIGERLRAQQAIKAQGLFLKEVIEAVPNMITVRDRNRLIMLANAAACRFHGRTEEELLGRSPGELAPMVYEDESYRAAEDDLYAGTLDRADGEYKLQNCQGETRWMRIIRVPLRDAEGQVTAVLGVGIDLTGEKQLKAELVRTGQLASLGELAAGLAHEINNPVNGIINYAQVLLDMIDDNGGLDGAGSQFLDKIITEGERIARLAHGVLGFARSHASEKAPCSVLGAVRSVIELVEPRLIREGITLALDIPDDLPSADCITWELQQILMNLISNARFALNERHPYADPEKRLCISASMTTLSQQPAVAIVVEDRGSGIDPALLDDIFDPFFTTKPEGEGTGLGLSICNSIVSEHRGALVLEQPEDGGTRVVVTLPAVLDAHPEAV from the coding sequence ATGTACGACAAATTCGTTTCCGAAAAACGGCGCGGAATTGACTATCGCATAGGCTTCGAAGCGCTCGTTGCGTTCATTTCGCGGCGTTTCGCCGGCGCAACGCCGCAGGGCGACCCGGCCGAACGCAGGGCGACGCTGGATGGCCTCCTGAATGCGACAATCCGTGAAACAGGTGAATTCCTGGAAGCGGATCGCGGATACGTCATGCTGCTCGATGCCCGATGCGAGACCTTCACGAACACCCACGAATGGGTCGCTGCCGGGATATCTCCAGTCAAAGACAGGCTCCAGAATGTCCCCTTCGGCCTGTTTCCCTGGATTCAGGAGAAACTTTTCAATCTGCAACCTGTGCTCGTTCCGTATGTCCGGGAGCTGCCCGAGGAAGCGAAAGCGGAACGCAACGAACTCGAGCAACAGAACATCCTGTCGCTTCTGCTCGTGCCCATGGTCGGACGCGGCGCGCTTGTCGGTTTTTTCGGGTTCGACATGGTCCACCGCCGGCGGGAATGGGAGCCGGCGGATACGGAACTCTTGCAGATAGTGGCCGAAATGATGGCCAACGCCATCGTTCGTTTCGAGGACATGAACGTACTGCAGGAGAGCGAAGAGCGTCTGCGGCTAACCCTGGAGGCCACCACGGACGGCGTGTGGGACTACGACATCATCAACCGCACCGTGCTGCTGTCCGATTCGGCTGCGCGCATGATCGGATGGGAGACCACGCGCATCGACGACACTGCGACGCTATGGAACCGCATCCATCCCGAAGACGTCGACCGCCTCGCGAAAAGCTACCGGGAACATATCGAGGGAAAAAATCATCGTTTCGAAGCGGAGTTGCGCATAGCCCTGCCGAACGGCGAGTGGCGTCGCCTCTTCTGCCGCGCCATGGTGGTTTCATGGCAAGGCGCCGACCCCAAGCGCATGCTGGGGACCATCGTGGATGTGGGCGAGCTTCGACGCGCGGAGCTCAACCGCCGCGAAACCGAGCAGAAGTACAAGCAACTGTTCGAGCTGGAAACGGACGCCATCTTCGTTATCGATGATACAGAAGACACCATACTCGAGGCCAACGCCGCCACGGAGGAAATGTACGGCTACTCGCGCGACTTTCTCCTCGGCATGAAATTCGGGGATCTCGTGCATCAGTCTGCACTGCTCCCGTACAATAGAAAGCCTCGTGGCAAAGAGCCCGCCATGCTCTTCCAGACCCACACCCATTGCGACGGTTCGCCCATTCCCGTGGAAATATCCATGCGCCGCATCTCCTGGCAGGGAAAGGACGTGCGCCTCGCCGCCGTGCGGGACATCGGCGAGCGCCTCCGCGCGCAGCAGGCCATCAAGGCCCAGGGGCTGTTTCTGAAGGAAGTCATTGAAGCGGTTCCCAACATGATCACCGTCCGAGACCGCAACAGACTGATTATGCTGGCAAATGCCGCCGCCTGCAGGTTCCATGGACGGACCGAGGAGGAGTTGCTCGGACGATCCCCCGGAGAACTCGCGCCCATGGTCTACGAGGACGAATCCTACAGAGCCGCGGAGGACGACCTGTATGCCGGAACGCTCGATCGTGCGGATGGCGAGTACAAGCTCCAGAACTGCCAGGGAGAGACGCGCTGGATGCGGATCATACGCGTTCCCTTGCGCGACGCAGAGGGACAGGTCACGGCCGTGCTGGGCGTGGGCATCGACCTGACCGGTGAAAAGCAGCTCAAGGCAGAACTCGTACGCACCGGCCAGCTTGCCTCTCTCGGAGAACTCGCAGCCGGCCTCGCCCACGAGATTAACAACCCGGTCAACGGCATCATCAACTACGCGCAAGTCCTGCTGGACATGATCGACGACAACGGCGGCCTGGACGGGGCTGGCTCGCAATTCCTCGACAAGATCATCACAGAAGGCGAACGCATCGCCCGGCTTGCGCATGGCGTGCTCGGGTTCGCCCGCAGCCACGCTTCGGAAAAGGCCCCCTGCTCAGTGCTCGGAGCGGTTCGTTCCGTCATCGAACTCGTGGAACCGCGGCTGATTCGCGAGGGCATCACCCTGGCGCTGGACATCCCGGACGACCTTCCGTCCGCCGACTGCATTACCTGGGAATTGCAGCAGATTCTTATGAATCTCATCTCCAACGCCCGGTTCGCCCTGAACGAAAGGCACCCCTACGCCGATCCGGAAAAACGACTCTGCATTTCGGCGTCCATGACCACGCTCAGCCAGCAACCTGCCGTCGCCATCGTGGTGGAGGACCGCGGCAGCGGAATCGATCCAGCCCTTCTCGACGATATATTCGACCCGTTCTTCACCACGAAGCCGGAAGGCGAGGGAACCGGCCTGGGCCTGTCCATCTGTAACTCCATCGTCAGCGAGCATCGCGGCGCCCTGGTGTTGGAGCAGCCCGAGGATGGCGGCACGAGGGTGGTCGTTACCTTGCCGGCTGTGCTGGACGCACATCCTGAGGCCGTCTGA
- a CDS encoding STAS domain-containing protein, giving the protein MAFLDKLLGKKQDTVSPQSSSGVQQTTSGASAVSSDASSEGASAYTLRAKRGQDGQVLLLVVAGRLDALSSPAFETECARYLAPGVQYCIMECQGLTYLSSAGLRSLMTLSMRLRSMNAALVFSGLNENVRGIFHSAGLLKMFPVYVSVEKAVRSIRKG; this is encoded by the coding sequence ATGGCTTTTCTGGATAAGTTGCTTGGCAAAAAGCAGGACACGGTGTCTCCGCAAAGTTCCAGCGGAGTGCAGCAGACAACTTCTGGCGCGAGCGCCGTCTCGTCGGACGCTTCGTCGGAAGGCGCCTCGGCGTACACGCTGCGCGCCAAACGCGGACAGGACGGACAGGTCCTGCTTCTCGTTGTGGCCGGCAGGCTGGACGCTTTATCCTCGCCTGCGTTCGAAACCGAATGCGCGCGGTACCTGGCGCCCGGCGTCCAATACTGTATCATGGAATGCCAGGGGCTTACGTATCTTTCCAGTGCAGGGCTGCGTAGTCTGATGACGCTTTCCATGAGGCTCCGCTCCATGAACGCCGCCCTGGTCTTCAGCGGCCTGAACGAGAACGTGCGAGGCATTTTCCATTCGGCCGGCCTGCTCAAAATGTTCCCTGTCTACGTTTCCGTTGAAAAGGCTGTGCGCAGCATCCGGAAAGGGTAG
- a CDS encoding ATP-binding protein, whose translation MVRRRRFPAKLESLPEVRDFVLGEASRVGLSDARIIVLELVLEELVVNIVSYAYACPVNGPDNASEPACAPMVVPVEQTPNDAHLDVQCGSCADAQKMHAPMADAIARSGIEPADLFCVVLEDSGIAFDPLAASPPNHLDEDLETRQCGGLGIHFAKERSAVMAYERDGGKNRLGFGILRQ comes from the coding sequence ATGGTTCGGCGGCGCCGTTTTCCGGCAAAGCTGGAGAGCCTCCCCGAGGTGCGCGATTTCGTGTTGGGCGAGGCGTCCCGGGTCGGGCTCTCTGATGCCAGGATAATTGTTCTGGAACTCGTGCTCGAAGAGCTCGTCGTGAACATCGTGTCCTATGCGTACGCCTGTCCCGTGAACGGGCCGGATAACGCGTCGGAGCCAGCATGCGCGCCGATGGTGGTGCCTGTGGAGCAAACGCCGAACGACGCGCACCTGGATGTGCAATGCGGATCGTGCGCGGACGCACAGAAAATGCACGCGCCCATGGCCGACGCCATAGCCCGTTCCGGCATCGAGCCCGCCGATCTTTTCTGCGTGGTGCTGGAAGATTCCGGCATTGCATTCGACCCCCTGGCGGCGTCGCCGCCGAACCATCTGGATGAGGACCTGGAAACAAGACAATGCGGCGGGCTGGGCATCCACTTCGCCAAAGAGCGCTCCGCCGTGATGGCGTATGAGCGCGATGGCGGAAAGAACCGCCTCGGATTCGGCATACTGCGGCAATAG